The stretch of DNA CGGCCGACCCATCGGGGCGGCCTTATCCATCATAGCGACCGTGGGTCGCAATATGTGTCCATCAAGTACACCGAGCGCCTCGCCGAGGCCGGGATCGAGCCCTCGGTCGGCAGCGTCGGCGACAGCTACGACAACGCTTTGGCCGAGACGATCAACGGTCTCTTCAAGGCCGAGGTCATCCATCGCCGTGGACCCTGGCGATCCTTCGAAGCGGTGGAATACGCGACCCTCGAATGGGTCGACTGGTTCAACCATCGCCGGCTGCTGGAGCCCATCGGCAACATCCCGCCTGCCGAAGCCGAAGATCAATATTATGCTGCCGCGGACAACATCGATATGGCGGCGTGACTCACAACCCAACGCCTCCGGTAGACCCGGCGCGATTCAACCTGCCATTCCTTCAGCGTCATCGATCGTCACGATTGGTGGATTATCCGCCGCTGACCGGGGGCGGATTAAGCGGCCCGATGAAATCGGGATGTCCACCATCGAGAAATGTGAGTTCGTTGGTGGCGGTGGCCGTATCCGCGATCCGTCGCGAACCCACCTTTCGCGCAACGTCGAACCGGCGTGAAACATCTCCCTGGGCCAGACGCCTTCGAACGTGAACACGGCGGACGGCCAGATCAACGACACGAAACCGATTTGCTCGTCGGCCGTCTCACCCCTGGTCGATTCCGATATCACGCTGATGACACAGCCACGTTCGTCAAATATCCGGTGTGAACTTCTCCCGCAGCCGCAGCATCACTTTATTGAAGAACCTTGATGTCTCCATTTTTCTCTATTCCGCAGTGAGCAATTGGATGTTACCAATAAGCTCGATTGGGGAAAATCTCTCGTCATCCGATTCGTACTGGTGTGGTTTACTTAGGTTCAGTGACGGCTTTGCATTTCTCTTTGACGCGCGTTAAGGTTTTTTGGCCTTAATTGGCTCACCACACCTCCAGATTGCGAGGAATTATGGTCGCGACTGTGGTTATCAAAGATGATCAGTATATTCTCAATTACTGCACGAAGTATCTCGCGCGTGACAATGCGGACGAAAGGCACAGCGCCTATGGCGTCGATGCAGAAACTTCGCGAAGCCGGATCTCCGAATGCTGGCGGTTTCCGATAATCGACAGTCACGATGGGCCCGAGCCCCACGCTTACGAATTCAACGATGTAAGCTTCATCTGGCGATGCGATGATGCCGATCGGCCGCCGCACTCGGTCCAACTCATCACGACCTGCCATCGCTTGTTCGAGCCCCTTGATCTCAGGCGCATCGGAGACTCGATCTTCTTTGCCCTGACGCTCAAAGTGCCGAAAGGCGCGCGCTATCGCTACTTGCTCATCGTCGAGGGCAATGTCGTCGCCGACCCCATCAATCCTCAGATTCAAATCACGGCATCCGGCCAAATTTGGTCGAGCTTCTTTACTTGGGCCTACAATCAGCCAATCAGCTTCGAGCGTTGGGAATTCACAATCCTTGAGAGGCTCACCAGGCACATCCTGCCGTTCAACAGCAAAGAGGCGCAGAACTTCCTCGGGCGTGAGGGCGGCGGCGGCAATGGGGGCCATCTCTACCGGCTCGACATCTCGGTCGGCGTGGCAAACTATATCGACAAGGTCGTCGCGCGCGAAGAACGGCACCGCCTTTATGCCTACAAGACCTGCCTCGAGATGATCGATGCAGTGCTGCGCCGCCGTGAGATGCGCGTGCCGCCTGAAGCCATGGAAGAGCGGCTTTACGTCTCCCTCTATGACGACATGGCGAGCGGAGCCGCCGCCTTGTTCGAACACGGTTGGGACCGGATGCGCTACAACGATCCCGCGGACTTTCTGCGCCTCTTGCGGCGCCACGCAATGACAGGCGCCTTCGCTCATCCAAAATATGGCGGAAATCCGGGCGGAATGGCCTGGGCCTTTCTTTCCGAGCACTTCACGGGAAGCGACGGCAAAACCGCTTTCGACTGGCGGCGGGGCCAGGAGAAGCCGCTCGGGACGAGTACGGAATATCGCGGTTGATCGACCTCGGGGGGGATCGGAACAATGAGGGACCAATTCGACTACGTCATCATCGGCAGCGGGGCTGGCGGCGCGCCGATCGCCTATGAGAAAGCCCGGGATAAAAAATCGGTTCTCGTCCTCGAAAAAGGACCGCTACTGCTCACTCAGGATGAGCGGCACGAAGGCAGCCTCAGCGACTTCAAGCGCGATGAAATGTTCAACGCCGGCACGGAGCGAATCATCAACATTCCCGGCATGGCTAACAGTGGCCAGCCCTTCTTCACAAGCCACATCGAGCCCGACCTCAACGACGAGCCGCACATCTTTTCCGATCTCGCGGGCAACGGCCCCCGCGTCACGATAGAAGGCTATACCGCCCAGGTCGTGGGCGGGGGCACGCAGCTCTACGGCGGCGTCTCGCTGCGTTTCTCCGAGAATGATTTTCGCCTGAAGAGCTTCAACGACGATCGCCAGATTGCGTTGAAGAACGACCCGGACCGCGACGCGCTGCGCCACGTGATCGACTGGCCCTTCGGCTATGCGAAGCTGAAAAAGTATTATGAGAAGGCCGAATACCTCATTGGGATTAACGGAACTTCCGAGGGGCAGGTCAAGGCCAAGAAAAACGGCTTCTCTGATCCGGACCAGTATCAAAAACCTCGGAATCCCAATCCCATTAGTGAGTTCGCTCGCAAGGGCATGGAGAACTGCGGTTTCGCGACCTACCGCACGCCGCTCGCGGTCATCACCGAAGATCATCTCCCAAGCAATCGCAAAGCGGGCGATCCCCATGTCGGCTACGTCAACCGGTACGGCGATCCTCTCGGCTATAAGTCCAACACCTGGGTCACGCTACTACGCCCGACCATTCGTGAGGGGTTCGATCTCGAGCTGCGTCCGAATTCGACCGTTACCTATCTCGAAAGCCGTGGACGCGAGATTGTTGCCGTCCATTACCGCGACGAGAGCGGGCGCGCCCGGCGTGTCACGGGGAAAAAGATAATCGTCGCTTGTTCAGCGATAGAGTCGGTGCGGTTGATGATGCTGTCCGCCGAGCACGACCGGCTAGGCTTCGGCAAGGCGATCCGGTTCGAGGAAGACGGCAGCCATCTTGGCCGCTATTTCCTCACGCATGCCTTTGGCGGGGCCGAGGTCGCGATCAAGAATTACCGGTTCGACAAGTCGATCTCGCTCGATAGCGATTTCGCGACCGATGCCTGCGCGCAACAGGAGTTCCTCGATGCCAATGGTCTCTGGGCCGGCGGCGCGATCTACAACAACACCTCGGATCAGTGCCTGCCGATCACGCTGGCGCGCACTGACGGCAGCACCGACCTCGATACCTTCTGGGCGGGATTCAGCGGCGCGATGGAGAAGCGCGGCGACGGCCTCATTCGCTGGCTTAACGAGGATTTCGGTACGAGGCTTTCCGTGAGCTTCATGGCCAACCAGGTGCCGCGCTATGAAAATCGGATCGAGCTTCACGCCACCCCTGACAAATGGGGACGCAGATCCGCGCATGTCATCAAGGACTGGCATCCGCATGACGGCGCGGTGATGGGGACGCTCGCCGGCGTGTGCGAGGATATTTTGCTTAAGGGGGTGCCCGGCGCCACGCGCAACGACATCAGCGAAGGCTCGGTCTACGGCAATGCTGTCCGGGTGGCGAACCACATTCTTGGCGGAATGCGCTTCGGCGAGAGCGAGGATGTCTCGGTGCTAGACCCGAGTTGCCGCGTCTGGGGCTTCGACAACCTTTTTGTCACCGACGGATCCTTCATGCCCACCTCGGGTGGCGGCAATCCGACCCTGACCATCCAGGCGAACGCCTTTCGCGTCGCCGACCTGATCTGAGGAGCGAAAGGCAAGATGGATCCGCGCTTCGACAAGCTGGCGACCGACCCCTGGGCGCAGGTATTCCAGGTCGTGTTCTTCCCCGACCGGATCTACCACGCCCAGTATCTCAACGCGACGCGCTCCTCGCGCTATCGTTACAACGTCTGGGAAGTGCGCGGAAAGGCCGATCTCACGATCCTTAAGGGCGAGGTCTATCTCGACGGCACCAAGATCACCAATTTCCTAAGGATCGAGTATCGCGCCTCGCGACTTGTCGAAGTGCTGCGCGAGAGCAACCGCTTCCTCGGCCCATCGCTGGTGGCCGATGTTCGGGCTGCGCTGGCCAACGAGAATGTGTCTGCCCAGACCCGCGTCTCGCTCGACTTTTGCCCCTGGATCAACGCTTATCAGGTCGAGCTGTGGGAGACGTTAGAGCCGCCGCCGGGACGGCGGCACGACTATCAGGTTCTCTCGATGATGGGTCACAACGGCGCAATCACCACCGTTCCCAAGATCAATCCAGTGCTCGCCGACGGCGCTTTCGAAGATCTGCGCTGGGTGAACGTCTGGTTCGAGGAAAGCCCGGTCTACCAACCGCTCGGTCGTACGGTTCCAGATGGCGAGCGGTCGCGGGATAACTACTACCAGCGCAATATCCAGGTGCCCAACAGTCCCAACCCGAGCGATTTCGCTAATACGGTGCATGAGGACAGCTACGGCGTCGATTTCGCGCGCGGCTGGTACTTTGAGGATGTCTCAACGGTCCAGCCCGTCAAATACCGCAACGCGATGATGAATGACGACAACCCGGATGCCAAACCCGGCAATGTCAATGTCGTTGAAATGCGCTGGATTCTTCAGCAGGAATTCGGCGGCGCCGATGTGTTCTTCCACGAGGTGACAATTCCGGAAGGCGTAGTCGAGGGAACCCACCGCCATATCGGCAGCGAGGAACTCTACTACGTGGTCGAGGGAACGGGCCATGCCTGGCTCGGCGAGAATGACGATCCCAAGCTTGCCGATGCACCCCTCGTAATGCGGCATGTCTACGGTTTCGAGCCTCGCTTTTGCCGCGAAGTACCGGTCAAGCCGGGCAGCGTTATCTTCACAAAGAGCGGCGGCATCCACGGCATTGCCAACACCGGCAAGGGTGATCTCAAATTCGTCGCCTTCCTCTATCACAGCGCCTGAGACCGCGGGAGACTTCGAACATGTTCTCGATCATCGAGCACGAGATTCACAACGTCGTTCCGATCGAGCCCGGAACCTCGCCGAACTACAACCGGCACAATCCGCTCACGAAGATCATCGAAGCCTACGAGGGGTTCGAGCCCTCCGCCGGAGCGCAGCACTACCTCGTGGACTCTCGCAATTTTCTAATCCCGTTCCGCAATCTCGCCCTCTACGGCCCGGCGGGAGACGATTGGCAAGTCGCCGATCCGCGCCTGCAGGACAACAAGAACGATTTCCAGAAACAGAACGTCCAGTCGTTCGATCTTGCCGAAACGCAGCTGATGCGCTGCTATGCCCACGCGGGTGATTGGACCGGATCCTGCCTGCACATATCCTACACCCCGTGCCTCGCCTCGCCGCTGTCGGCCGACGGCGGCCCTTACCGCGAGGACGCGGTCCAGATGTTCCTGACAGTCGGAAAGGCCAGTACAGGCGGCGCTCTGATCACGGTACCCTACAACGAGATATCGCATCGTTACGAGATAGAGATTTGGGCCTATCCGGGCGCCGACCTGCGGGCCCATCTCGACCCCAAGGGCACGGCCGCGATGGACCACGGCGAGCTCATCGTGCGGCCCGATCTCGTCGTGGGCAGCCTCGCCGATTTTGAAGGCCCCGCGTTTGACGGGATGCGCGACCGCCTGAAGTCTGAAGGGAAGGGTTTCGAGACGTTCGATTATGCCGTCGACCACAGTATGCATCCGATCCGCCCGCTGGCGATCGAACTCGCCTGGGCGAACAAGGCGAGCGATCGCTGGGACTCCGATGACGGCCGCAATTACCGGTTCGAATTTGCGATGTCGCTGCGCGGCTGGCGCAATTATTTCGGCGCGGGAAAGAGCGGCAACCCGCATGGCGGGCTCGGCTCCCTCGACTACCGTAATCTTTTCTCGAACTATTTCGGGCATGAGGCGCAGCGCCGACAGGAACTCGGCGAGGAATGGATGAGCGAGCTTGGGCGCGAGCTGCATGATTGGAATTTGGACGCCTATGGCCGCAAGCCGCCGCCGGAAGGCCGCGAGCTATTCATGGCGGCCAACTATATGGACCTTCACTCGATCGCTCCCAACAGTGCGATCGGCCTCCATCGCCACCGCGACAGCCTCGAGGCTTTCCTGCTGATCAGCGGCGAGCGGGGAGAGAAGGCCTACATGATCACCGGTGACTGGGCGCAGCACCATCGGCGCGCGCGCGCCTTCGAGATTCGCACCATGGTGCGCGGTGACATCGTCCTAATTCGCGGGGGCCAGCTGCATGCCCTGGTCAACGACGGCGACACAAACGTGGAATTCTTCATGTTCGGCGGATACGATTGAATGCCGCCGCCGCGCCGGGCAATATCGGGAACTCCACTTCGATGGCGGTAACGCAGGAGCACATCGGCGCACAGACGCCCATGGGAGCGACGCTGGTCGATGCCGGCGCGACGTTCCGTGTTTGGGCGCCCCTCGCCAGGGAGGTCCACGTCTGCGGCGATTTCAACGGCTGGGCGCACGACGCGCTCAGCCTTCTCAAACGCCAGGACGATGGCCGCTGGGCGGGTTTTGTGCCGGGCCTGGCTGAGGGACACCTCTATAAGTTCTATGTCGTCGGAGAGGGTTCGGAAGGGTTTAAGCGCGATCCCTATGCGCGCGAGCTGACGCGAGGATGGCCCGGCCCCGCCTGCATACTGCGCTCGCCCACGGCATATACCTGGCATGATGCCGGATGGAGGCCGCCAGCCTTCTCCGACCTTATCGTCTATCAGCTGCATATCGGCACGTGGGCGGGCCCGGCCCCGGGCACGCGTGTGGGTACCTTTCTCGATGTCCTCGATCGCATCGAATATCTCGCCGATCTCGGTATAAACGCAATCGAGCCGCTGCCGATCATCGAGTACAGCACACCGCGCAGCATGGGGTATAACGGCTCCGACCTCTTCTCGCCCGAGATGGACTACCAGGTACCGCCCGGTGAGCTCGGCGCCTACCTGCCGACGATCAACCGGTTGCTTGCACAGAAGGGACACCCGCCCCTCTCGCAGGCCGATCTTTCCGCGGGAATCAATCAGCTCAAAGTGATGATCGACATTTGCCATCTCTACGGCATCGCGGTCCTCCTCGATATTGTCTTCAATCACGCTTCTGGAGACATAAAGGGGCAGCCCGAATCGCTCTATTTCTTCGACCGCGCTGCAGGCTTCAACCCGAACGACAGCCTGTACTTCTCCGAGCGCGATCACACCGGACCCGTCTTCGCCTTCTGGAACCGGGACGTTCGCCAGTTCCTCATCGACAATGCCACCTTCTTCCTCGACGAATATCACATCGACGGTTTCCGCTATGACCAGGTCACGGTCATCGACCGCGAGAACGCCGGCAGCGGCTGGCTGTTCTGCCAGGATCTCACCGACACGCTCCGCCACCGCGCCGCGCGAGCGATCGACATAGCCGAGTACTGGGGTCCAGAGCCTGCGGTCGTCCGGCCGCGCGAGGCCGGTGGCGCAGGTTTCGACGCGATCTGGCACGACGGCCTGCGCGAGACGATCCGCGGCCTGCTCGCAGCTGTGGCCGGAGGACGCGATGCACCGATGAGCTGGCAGGCGCTGATATCCCAGCTACGGGCACCCAGGTTTAGAGAGGCGTGGCGCTGCGTGCAGTGCATCGAGAGTCACGACGAGGTCTATCACGACCGCGAGCCGCGGATCGCGGCGTTGGCCGGCGGCGGGAATTCTCGGTCCTGGTTCGCCACCAGCCGGGCTCGTGTGGCGACGGGGCTCTTGCTCACAGCGCCCGGCATCCCGATGCTGTTCATGGGACAGGAATTCTTCGAGGACAAACGCTGGTCTGACGACCCGGCCAGTCATCCTGGGACATCGCTCTATTGGTCCGGCCTCTCGGCTGACAAGACGATGACCGACTTCCACCGATTCACCCGCGAGCTAATCTCGCTCCGGCGACGTCATCCAGCGCTGCGCGGTGAGAACTGCGTGGTTCGTCTGGCTGACGACGTTGCCCGCGTTATCGTCGTGCATCGCTGGCTTGAAGGGAGCGGGCGTGATGTCGTCATCGTGGCGAGCCTGAATGAAAGCACGCACCATGGCTTTTCGATACCAATGCCGTCTGCCGGCCATTGGACAGAGACCTTCAACAGCGATCTCTACGAAAACTGGGTTAATCCTGTTGTTGCCGGGAACGGGGGCAGCGTGATGGCGAGGAACGATCCCACAATTGGCCTACCGTGCTCCGCCTCTCTGACAATTCCTGCAAATGCTTTTCTTGTGCTAACCCGCGATGGTGGCGACTGAAAGGCTCAGACGTTTACTCGTTCGGCAATACGGTGATAGACTTCTATGTCGGAGGACGTAACCCTTGCGTTGATTTCCTGAATCCGGAGAATTGCGAATATCGTCGGGCACCGATCTCGGATCGGCGCAATGCTTGGCCAGATCGAGCAATATCAAGTGCGGGCGCACGATTTGTGGAGGCAAAGGCAGTTTCCTGCGCTGCTGGACGATATGCGCCAAGGCGCAATGACTGCTGGGCGACCGCGGCTATGACGCCGACTGGTTCAGGGATGCCCTCCAAGAAAAGGGGATAAAACCTTGCATTCCTGGGCGAAAATCCCGTCTCGCATCCATCAAGTTCGACAAGCGTTGCGACAAGCGCCGCAACCGCGTCGAGATAATGTGCGGCCGTCTCAAGGAATGGCGCCGCGTCGCCACCCGTTACGATCGATGCCCGACAGTATTCTTCTCCGCCATCGCCCTCGCCGCCACCGTCATCTTCTGGCTGTGATCAACGAGTCCTGAGCCTTGATGGTAGGCGCGCAGTGTCCAGCGTCGTTCGATGGTCATAGCTTTTTGTTAGCAGCAGCCATGTTTTAGGGCACAGGAAATCGCTAGTCTGGACCCAGCCCAACCCAATCCATGGATCGCCGCCTTTCTAACCAGCCAATGGCGGGTTTCGTCCGAAAACGCCATTCAGGCCATTCGTGGGAACGGCAGAATTGTCCCAAAGCTTGCCATTCCAGCGCAGCTTTAGGGCGATCGCGAACCGATGAGTGAGTGTGTCCGGAATTGGAAAGCGTAAGAAGG from Sphingomonas sp. HMP9 encodes:
- a CDS encoding gluconate 2-dehydrogenase subunit 3 family protein, translating into MVIKDDQYILNYCTKYLARDNADERHSAYGVDAETSRSRISECWRFPIIDSHDGPEPHAYEFNDVSFIWRCDDADRPPHSVQLITTCHRLFEPLDLRRIGDSIFFALTLKVPKGARYRYLLIVEGNVVADPINPQIQITASGQIWSSFFTWAYNQPISFERWEFTILERLTRHILPFNSKEAQNFLGREGGGGNGGHLYRLDISVGVANYIDKVVAREERHRLYAYKTCLEMIDAVLRRREMRVPPEAMEERLYVSLYDDMASGAAALFEHGWDRMRYNDPADFLRLLRRHAMTGAFAHPKYGGNPGGMAWAFLSEHFTGSDGKTAFDWRRGQEKPLGTSTEYRG
- a CDS encoding GMC family oxidoreductase: MRDQFDYVIIGSGAGGAPIAYEKARDKKSVLVLEKGPLLLTQDERHEGSLSDFKRDEMFNAGTERIINIPGMANSGQPFFTSHIEPDLNDEPHIFSDLAGNGPRVTIEGYTAQVVGGGTQLYGGVSLRFSENDFRLKSFNDDRQIALKNDPDRDALRHVIDWPFGYAKLKKYYEKAEYLIGINGTSEGQVKAKKNGFSDPDQYQKPRNPNPISEFARKGMENCGFATYRTPLAVITEDHLPSNRKAGDPHVGYVNRYGDPLGYKSNTWVTLLRPTIREGFDLELRPNSTVTYLESRGREIVAVHYRDESGRARRVTGKKIIVACSAIESVRLMMLSAEHDRLGFGKAIRFEEDGSHLGRYFLTHAFGGAEVAIKNYRFDKSISLDSDFATDACAQQEFLDANGLWAGGAIYNNTSDQCLPITLARTDGSTDLDTFWAGFSGAMEKRGDGLIRWLNEDFGTRLSVSFMANQVPRYENRIELHATPDKWGRRSAHVIKDWHPHDGAVMGTLAGVCEDILLKGVPGATRNDISEGSVYGNAVRVANHILGGMRFGESEDVSVLDPSCRVWGFDNLFVTDGSFMPTSGGGNPTLTIQANAFRVADLI
- a CDS encoding cupin domain-containing protein, translating into MDPRFDKLATDPWAQVFQVVFFPDRIYHAQYLNATRSSRYRYNVWEVRGKADLTILKGEVYLDGTKITNFLRIEYRASRLVEVLRESNRFLGPSLVADVRAALANENVSAQTRVSLDFCPWINAYQVELWETLEPPPGRRHDYQVLSMMGHNGAITTVPKINPVLADGAFEDLRWVNVWFEESPVYQPLGRTVPDGERSRDNYYQRNIQVPNSPNPSDFANTVHEDSYGVDFARGWYFEDVSTVQPVKYRNAMMNDDNPDAKPGNVNVVEMRWILQQEFGGADVFFHEVTIPEGVVEGTHRHIGSEELYYVVEGTGHAWLGENDDPKLADAPLVMRHVYGFEPRFCREVPVKPGSVIFTKSGGIHGIANTGKGDLKFVAFLYHSA
- a CDS encoding cupin domain-containing protein, with amino-acid sequence MFSIIEHEIHNVVPIEPGTSPNYNRHNPLTKIIEAYEGFEPSAGAQHYLVDSRNFLIPFRNLALYGPAGDDWQVADPRLQDNKNDFQKQNVQSFDLAETQLMRCYAHAGDWTGSCLHISYTPCLASPLSADGGPYREDAVQMFLTVGKASTGGALITVPYNEISHRYEIEIWAYPGADLRAHLDPKGTAAMDHGELIVRPDLVVGSLADFEGPAFDGMRDRLKSEGKGFETFDYAVDHSMHPIRPLAIELAWANKASDRWDSDDGRNYRFEFAMSLRGWRNYFGAGKSGNPHGGLGSLDYRNLFSNYFGHEAQRRQELGEEWMSELGRELHDWNLDAYGRKPPPEGRELFMAANYMDLHSIAPNSAIGLHRHRDSLEAFLLISGERGEKAYMITGDWAQHHRRARAFEIRTMVRGDIVLIRGGQLHALVNDGDTNVEFFMFGGYD
- a CDS encoding alpha amylase C-terminal domain-containing protein, which produces MNAAAAPGNIGNSTSMAVTQEHIGAQTPMGATLVDAGATFRVWAPLAREVHVCGDFNGWAHDALSLLKRQDDGRWAGFVPGLAEGHLYKFYVVGEGSEGFKRDPYARELTRGWPGPACILRSPTAYTWHDAGWRPPAFSDLIVYQLHIGTWAGPAPGTRVGTFLDVLDRIEYLADLGINAIEPLPIIEYSTPRSMGYNGSDLFSPEMDYQVPPGELGAYLPTINRLLAQKGHPPLSQADLSAGINQLKVMIDICHLYGIAVLLDIVFNHASGDIKGQPESLYFFDRAAGFNPNDSLYFSERDHTGPVFAFWNRDVRQFLIDNATFFLDEYHIDGFRYDQVTVIDRENAGSGWLFCQDLTDTLRHRAARAIDIAEYWGPEPAVVRPREAGGAGFDAIWHDGLRETIRGLLAAVAGGRDAPMSWQALISQLRAPRFREAWRCVQCIESHDEVYHDREPRIAALAGGGNSRSWFATSRARVATGLLLTAPGIPMLFMGQEFFEDKRWSDDPASHPGTSLYWSGLSADKTMTDFHRFTRELISLRRRHPALRGENCVVRLADDVARVIVVHRWLEGSGRDVVIVASLNESTHHGFSIPMPSAGHWTETFNSDLYENWVNPVVAGNGGSVMARNDPTIGLPCSASLTIPANAFLVLTRDGGD